A stretch of the Porifericola rhodea genome encodes the following:
- the infB gene encoding translation initiation factor IF-2: MVEEKMMRLSQVARKLNVGLSTITEHLANKGFEVDNKPNAKIPIAQFNMLAKDFASSALEKEEASGLTIGNKHSENLVIDSSKKEKQKDQEEEELFIKGLSGSQEESEDASEEEETSAQAEAKDKKKEQPEEPEKVSNRLQGIKVVGKIDLDSLNRKKKAAEPKKEEKASSQEKPAAPAPAQPKAEEPKPKEEKAPAPTEPEAKSPSPTQDNKEEKETSTTSQDTKETAKAKEEPKKQEANLDTQKKASEEAKAKPEIEAKASEEVVQKAEPKTEAEKPKEEAKEKAAPQEKTKEEKPAKEEKIETETPTAQNKTKQEPGKAEQKSAEQNEAKKEGSDRINAKADQLKGLTVLGKIELPEERKKKAKPVASSDEGGNKKKRKRRRRIKSQDDKPAASNTSNTNNNRDNNNNRGRGPASGKGGSDKRGRGANKKKPKKEEPSEKEIQEQIKETLAKLSGGGKKGKASRNRQERRRADRREREQQAAEQAQDTKLNVTEFISANDLASLMDVSVNEVISTCMSLGMFVSINQRLDAETITVIADEFGYDVDFSDTEDEISVEVEEDKEEDLQDRAPIVTIMGHVDHGKTSLLDYIRSAKVTEGEAGGITQHIGAYDVTTESGKRVAFLDTPGHEAFTAMRARGAKVTDVVIIVVAADDNVMPQTKEAINHAQVAGVPIVIAINKVDKPTANPDKIREELANINILVEDWGGKYQCQEISAKTGVGIEDLLEKVLLEAELLELKANPVKPAVGTVIEATLDRGRGYVTTLLVQAGELKIGDVILAGAHYGKVKAMFDHRGKKLSKAGPSTPVQMLGLDGAPQAGDKFNVMESDREAREIANKREQIHREQSLRTKKHITLDEIGRRLAIGSFKELNIIVKGDVDGSVEALSDSMLKLSTEEVQVNIIHKAVGQISESDVLLASASDAIIVGFQVRPSASARNLAEKEEIEIRLYSIIYDAINEIKDAMEGMLAPTMEEVITGNIEVRRIFKISKIGTVAGCYVTDGTVKRNNQIRIIRDGIVAYTGEINQLKREKDDVGEVRAGYECGISIKNFNDIKVGDIIEGFEEKEVKRTL; the protein is encoded by the coding sequence ATGGTAGAGGAAAAAATGATGAGGCTCAGCCAGGTAGCAAGGAAGCTCAATGTAGGCTTATCTACGATTACTGAGCATCTTGCTAACAAAGGCTTTGAGGTCGATAATAAACCCAATGCGAAGATTCCTATTGCCCAGTTCAATATGCTGGCCAAGGATTTTGCGTCTTCTGCTTTGGAAAAAGAAGAAGCCTCTGGCCTCACCATTGGAAATAAGCATTCTGAAAATCTGGTTATTGACTCTTCTAAAAAAGAGAAACAAAAAGACCAGGAAGAAGAAGAGCTATTTATTAAAGGGCTTTCTGGCTCACAGGAAGAATCAGAGGATGCCTCTGAAGAAGAGGAAACCTCTGCTCAGGCTGAAGCAAAAGACAAAAAGAAAGAACAGCCTGAGGAGCCCGAAAAAGTATCTAATCGTCTGCAAGGGATTAAGGTAGTAGGTAAGATTGACCTGGATAGCCTTAACCGTAAGAAAAAAGCAGCCGAACCTAAAAAAGAAGAAAAAGCTAGTAGTCAGGAAAAACCTGCCGCACCTGCGCCTGCACAGCCTAAAGCTGAAGAGCCTAAGCCAAAAGAAGAAAAAGCTCCCGCTCCTACTGAGCCTGAAGCTAAATCTCCATCTCCTACTCAAGATAACAAAGAAGAAAAAGAGACCTCTACCACCTCTCAAGATACAAAGGAGACCGCTAAAGCGAAGGAAGAACCTAAAAAGCAGGAAGCAAACCTAGATACGCAGAAAAAGGCCTCTGAAGAGGCTAAGGCTAAGCCTGAAATTGAAGCTAAAGCTTCTGAGGAAGTAGTACAAAAAGCTGAACCTAAAACTGAGGCTGAGAAGCCGAAAGAAGAAGCTAAGGAAAAAGCTGCTCCTCAAGAGAAAACCAAAGAAGAGAAACCAGCAAAAGAAGAAAAAATAGAGACCGAGACACCTACAGCACAAAACAAAACGAAGCAAGAGCCTGGCAAAGCTGAGCAGAAATCTGCTGAGCAGAACGAAGCTAAAAAAGAAGGCTCTGATCGTATCAACGCCAAAGCAGATCAACTTAAAGGGCTTACCGTATTGGGTAAGATTGAACTGCCCGAAGAGCGTAAGAAGAAGGCGAAACCGGTTGCTTCCTCTGATGAAGGTGGTAACAAAAAGAAAAGGAAGCGTAGACGTAGAATCAAAAGCCAGGATGATAAGCCTGCCGCGTCTAACACCAGTAACACCAACAACAATAGGGATAACAACAATAACCGTGGCCGTGGACCTGCCTCTGGCAAAGGAGGAAGCGACAAACGAGGACGGGGGGCTAATAAGAAAAAGCCTAAAAAGGAGGAGCCTTCAGAGAAGGAAATCCAAGAGCAAATTAAAGAAACACTTGCTAAGCTAAGTGGAGGGGGTAAAAAAGGTAAAGCTTCACGTAACCGTCAGGAGCGTCGCCGTGCCGACCGCCGCGAGCGTGAGCAGCAGGCAGCAGAGCAGGCACAGGATACCAAGCTAAACGTAACTGAGTTTATCTCGGCTAACGACCTGGCTTCTCTGATGGATGTAAGTGTAAACGAGGTTATCTCTACCTGTATGTCTCTGGGTATGTTTGTGTCTATCAACCAGCGCCTGGATGCAGAAACTATTACAGTAATCGCAGACGAGTTTGGATACGATGTAGACTTTAGCGATACCGAAGATGAGATTTCTGTAGAAGTAGAAGAAGACAAAGAAGAAGATCTACAGGATAGAGCGCCTATTGTTACCATTATGGGTCACGTAGATCATGGTAAAACATCCTTGCTTGACTATATCCGTAGTGCGAAAGTAACTGAGGGAGAGGCCGGAGGTATTACACAGCATATTGGTGCTTATGACGTAACTACCGAAAGTGGTAAGCGAGTTGCCTTCCTGGATACTCCGGGTCACGAAGCATTTACCGCCATGCGTGCCAGAGGAGCTAAAGTAACAGATGTTGTTATTATTGTGGTAGCAGCTGACGATAACGTGATGCCGCAGACCAAAGAGGCAATCAATCATGCTCAGGTAGCAGGTGTGCCAATTGTTATTGCAATCAACAAAGTGGATAAGCCTACCGCAAATCCTGATAAGATTCGCGAAGAGCTGGCCAATATTAATATTTTAGTAGAAGACTGGGGTGGTAAGTACCAGTGCCAGGAGATTTCTGCTAAAACAGGGGTGGGTATTGAAGACCTTTTGGAAAAAGTATTGCTGGAAGCAGAGCTACTTGAGTTGAAAGCCAATCCCGTGAAACCAGCAGTAGGTACAGTAATTGAGGCCACCCTTGATCGAGGTAGAGGTTATGTAACTACCCTGCTCGTACAAGCGGGTGAGCTTAAAATTGGAGACGTAATTCTTGCCGGAGCGCATTACGGTAAGGTAAAGGCGATGTTTGACCACCGCGGAAAGAAATTGAGCAAGGCTGGTCCGTCAACGCCGGTACAGATGCTTGGTCTGGATGGGGCTCCTCAGGCAGGTGATAAGTTTAACGTCATGGAGAGCGATCGTGAGGCTAGAGAAATCGCCAACAAGCGTGAGCAGATCCATCGTGAACAATCATTACGTACCAAAAAGCATATTACTCTGGATGAGATTGGCCGTAGATTGGCGATCGGATCATTTAAAGAGCTGAATATCATTGTTAAAGGTGATGTGGACGGATCTGTAGAGGCTCTTTCTGACTCTATGCTGAAACTCTCTACCGAAGAAGTTCAGGTGAATATCATCCATAAGGCAGTAGGACAAATTTCTGAGTCTGATGTACTGTTAGCTTCAGCATCTGATGCCATTATCGTAGGTTTCCAGGTAAGACCTTCAGCAAGTGCCAGAAACCTGGCCGAGAAGGAAGAGATTGAAATTCGCCTGTACTCTATTATCTACGATGCTATTAATGAGATCAAAGATGCGATGGAAGGTATGCTTGCTCCAACTATGGAAGAAGTAATTACCGGAAACATAGAGGTGCGCCGTATATTCAAGATTTCTAAAATAGGTACAGTTGCCGGATGTTATGTAACTGATGGTACTGTAAAAAGAAACAATCAAATCCGAATTATCCGTGATGGTATTGTTGCCTATACTGGTGAAATCAACCAGCTAAAACGAGAGAAAGATGATGTAGGAGAGGTGAGAGCTGGTTACGAATGTGGTATAAGCATTAAAAACTTTAACGATATTAAAGTTGGTGATATCATTGAAGGGTTTGAAGAGAAAGAAGTGAAGAGAACTTTGTAA
- the nusA gene encoding transcription termination factor NusA, with amino-acid sequence MDTTTLIESFAEFAKGKNIDRPTMIRILEDVFRTMIRKKYGVDDNFDVIINADKGDLEIWRFREIVDDNSEDIWDHDKISLSEAQQIEPDFEIGEEVAEEIKLEDFGRRAVMTARQTLIQKVKDLEKDILFHKYKDLVGEIIVGEVYQILGREILLIDADSNELILPKSEQIHKDKFRKGDTVRSIVHRVEMVNGNPRIILSRTAPKFLERLFESEVPEVYDGLIMIRKTVREPGERAKVAVESYDDRIDPVGACVGMKGSRIHSIVRELQNENIDVINYTDNLELFITRALSPAKISTIKIDPETGRVSVFLKPDQVSLAIGKGGQNIKLASRLVGYEIDVFRETAGVEDEEDVDLEEFSDEIEGWVIEELKRIGLDTAKSVLSLTKDELVRRTDLEEETIEDIIRVLRQEFE; translated from the coding sequence ATGGATACTACAACATTAATAGAGTCATTTGCGGAATTTGCCAAAGGTAAAAATATAGACCGCCCTACGATGATCCGTATATTGGAGGACGTGTTCCGTACAATGATTCGGAAGAAGTATGGTGTAGATGATAACTTCGACGTCATCATCAATGCCGATAAGGGTGACCTTGAGATCTGGCGATTTAGAGAAATTGTAGATGACAATTCTGAAGATATCTGGGATCATGACAAAATTAGCCTGTCTGAAGCGCAGCAGATTGAGCCCGACTTTGAAATTGGCGAAGAGGTAGCAGAAGAAATTAAATTGGAAGACTTTGGTCGCCGTGCCGTCATGACTGCTCGCCAGACCCTGATACAGAAAGTAAAAGACCTGGAAAAAGATATTCTTTTCCACAAATATAAAGATCTGGTAGGGGAAATAATCGTTGGCGAAGTATATCAGATACTAGGACGTGAAATATTACTGATTGATGCTGATAGCAATGAGCTTATATTGCCTAAGTCTGAGCAGATACATAAGGACAAGTTTAGAAAGGGCGACACTGTAAGGTCCATTGTGCATCGTGTAGAGATGGTAAATGGTAACCCACGCATTATACTATCGCGTACTGCTCCTAAGTTTTTGGAAAGGCTCTTCGAGAGTGAAGTTCCTGAAGTTTATGATGGCCTGATTATGATCCGTAAAACTGTACGTGAGCCTGGTGAGCGTGCCAAAGTAGCTGTAGAGTCTTATGACGATCGCATAGACCCGGTAGGGGCCTGCGTAGGTATGAAAGGTTCTCGTATACACAGTATCGTAAGAGAGCTGCAAAATGAGAATATTGATGTTATCAACTATACTGATAACCTGGAGCTGTTTATTACACGTGCCCTTAGCCCGGCCAAAATCAGTACTATCAAAATTGATCCTGAAACAGGTCGTGTATCTGTCTTCCTTAAACCAGATCAGGTATCTTTGGCGATCGGTAAAGGTGGGCAAAATATTAAACTGGCCAGCCGCCTTGTAGGCTATGAAATAGACGTGTTTAGAGAAACTGCCGGTGTAGAAGACGAGGAAGATGTAGATCTGGAAGAATTTTCTGATGAAATAGAAGGCTGGGTAATAGAAGAATTAAAAAGAATAGGTTTAGATACAGCGAAGAGTGTTCTATCGCTGACAAAAGACGAACTTGTAAGAAGAACCGACCTCGAAGAAGAAACTATTGAGGACATTATCAGGGTTCTTCGACAAGAATTTGAATAA
- the rimP gene encoding ribosome maturation factor RimP yields the protein MNIEVQIEQLVQQILEEQQDPSLFLVDVSVSSAKNSQKVIIHLDGDEGISIDTCALVSRKLGAIIEEQDLISGSFTLEVSSPGLDLPLKMHRQYTKNIGRRVKVLLQDNTTVKGELSKVEEGQIIVQEELKNKSKDKSKKQGGTKEIVIPFQDIKKTNVLASFN from the coding sequence ATGAACATAGAGGTACAAATAGAGCAGTTGGTGCAGCAGATACTGGAAGAGCAGCAAGATCCATCGCTCTTTTTGGTAGATGTAAGTGTGTCAAGCGCTAAAAATAGCCAGAAAGTAATTATACATCTGGATGGTGATGAAGGCATTTCTATTGACACCTGTGCACTGGTGAGCAGAAAACTCGGAGCTATTATAGAAGAGCAGGACCTGATCAGCGGTAGTTTTACACTGGAAGTATCGTCGCCTGGTCTGGACCTCCCACTCAAAATGCACAGGCAGTACACCAAAAACATCGGAAGAAGAGTTAAGGTACTGCTACAGGATAATACCACTGTAAAAGGTGAGCTGAGCAAGGTTGAAGAGGGCCAGATTATAGTGCAGGAAGAACTTAAAAACAAGAGTAAGGATAAATCAAAAAAGCAGGGAGGAACTAAAGAAATAGTAATTCCTTTTCAGGATATTAAGAAAACTAACGTCTTAGCTTCATTTAATTAA
- a CDS encoding M28 family peptidase translates to MRITLSLFGFFLLVCTACQQDTEQTAQQQLPEETAPQVNVPEFNADSAFHFVQQQVDFGPRVPNSAAHSAAANYFKEKLRSYGADVQTQSFEAEAYDGTPLALQNIIASYKPESNKRILLAAHWDSRPFADKDNQRSDEPIDGANDGASGVGILLELARIFQLQAPQVGVDIILFDGEDYGEPEGYQASSESSNQVWWCLGSQYWSKNKHKKNYMAYYGILLDMVGAEGAQFYREGVSMRAAPSIVKKVWGQAQQLGHGRYFVYENSPEVVDDHIYVNYNAKIPMIDIIAHAPGTQGYFPAFHHTHQDNMDIISKKTLKAVGETVAHVVYLE, encoded by the coding sequence ATGCGGATTACTTTAAGTTTATTTGGTTTCTTCTTGTTAGTATGTACTGCCTGCCAGCAGGATACTGAACAAACTGCTCAGCAACAGCTACCGGAGGAGACCGCCCCACAAGTTAATGTTCCTGAATTTAACGCTGACTCTGCTTTCCATTTTGTACAGCAGCAAGTAGACTTTGGCCCCCGTGTACCCAACTCAGCAGCCCATAGTGCGGCAGCTAACTATTTTAAAGAGAAGCTACGCTCTTATGGAGCAGATGTACAGACACAGTCCTTTGAAGCAGAAGCATATGATGGCACTCCTCTGGCTTTACAAAATATTATAGCTTCATATAAGCCCGAAAGCAACAAACGTATTTTACTGGCAGCTCATTGGGACTCGCGCCCCTTTGCTGATAAAGATAATCAACGCAGTGATGAGCCTATTGATGGAGCTAATGATGGCGCCAGTGGCGTAGGAATACTACTTGAATTGGCGCGCATATTCCAGTTACAGGCCCCGCAGGTGGGTGTTGATATTATACTGTTTGATGGTGAAGACTATGGAGAACCTGAAGGATACCAGGCAAGTAGTGAAAGCAGTAATCAGGTATGGTGGTGCCTTGGCTCACAGTACTGGTCTAAAAACAAGCATAAAAAAAACTATATGGCATACTATGGTATATTGCTGGATATGGTAGGTGCAGAAGGAGCACAGTTTTATCGCGAAGGGGTATCTATGCGGGCCGCGCCGAGTATTGTTAAGAAGGTATGGGGGCAAGCCCAACAGCTAGGTCATGGCAGATACTTCGTTTATGAGAACAGTCCTGAGGTGGTAGATGACCATATTTATGTGAACTATAACGCCAAAATCCCTATGATTGATATTATAGCGCACGCTCCGGGTACACAAGGCTATTTTCCGGCATTCCACCATACACACCAGGATAATATGGACATTATCAGTAAAAAAACGCTTAAAGCTGTAGGAGAAACAGTAGCTCACGTAGTTTATCTGGAATAA
- the rfbA gene encoding glucose-1-phosphate thymidylyltransferase RfbA: protein MKGIILAGGSGTRLHPLTLSVSKQLMPVYDKPMIYYPLSNLMMAGIRDILIISTPHDMPLFKKLLGDGSELGCNFEYAVQEKPEGLAQAFTIGADFIGDDKVALILGDNIFYGSDLARLLQSNADPEGGIVYAYHVHDPQRYGVVEFDDNEKVISIEEKPKEPKSNFAIPGIYFYDNDVIEIARNLEPSARGEYEITDVNKEYLRRSKLKVSILSRGTAWLDTGTFDSLMQAGTFVQVIEKRQGLKIGCIEEIAYRMKFISKDQLKHLAQKQLKSGYGEYLLHLLDVNIK, encoded by the coding sequence ATGAAAGGGATCATTCTGGCCGGCGGTTCAGGAACACGTCTGCACCCCCTCACACTTTCGGTGAGTAAGCAACTTATGCCGGTATATGACAAGCCTATGATCTACTATCCATTGTCTAACCTGATGATGGCTGGTATTCGCGATATTCTAATTATCTCTACCCCTCATGATATGCCCCTCTTTAAGAAATTATTGGGCGATGGTAGTGAACTGGGGTGTAACTTTGAATATGCCGTGCAAGAGAAGCCAGAAGGATTAGCCCAGGCTTTTACAATAGGGGCAGACTTTATAGGTGACGATAAAGTAGCCCTGATACTGGGTGACAACATCTTCTACGGTAGCGACTTAGCCAGGCTTCTGCAAAGTAATGCAGACCCGGAGGGCGGTATTGTATATGCTTATCATGTGCATGATCCTCAGCGCTATGGTGTAGTAGAATTTGACGATAACGAAAAAGTAATATCCATAGAAGAGAAGCCCAAAGAGCCTAAATCTAACTTTGCTATCCCGGGCATCTACTTTTATGATAACGATGTAATAGAAATTGCCCGTAACCTGGAGCCTAGTGCGCGTGGTGAGTATGAAATTACAGACGTTAACAAAGAATATTTAAGAAGAAGTAAACTAAAAGTGAGCATTCTGAGTAGAGGTACAGCCTGGTTGGATACCGGAACATTTGACTCTCTTATGCAGGCCGGAACTTTTGTACAGGTTATAGAAAAAAGGCAGGGGCTCAAAATCGGCTGTATAGAAGAAATCGCTTATCGTATGAAATTTATTAGTAAAGATCAGCTTAAGCATCTAGCTCAGAAGCAACTCAAAAGCGGGTATGGGGAGTATCTTCTCCATCTGCTAGATGTTAACATAAAATAA
- a CDS encoding heme exporter protein CcmB: protein MLWKEVKLLVRKEVLLEWRQRYALNGILLYVVSAVFVCYMSFNLQRGALQVVTWNALFWIIMLFAATNAIAKSFMQERFGRQIYYYTISSPQGIILSKMLYNIALMLVLATICLLVYTLVLGNPIQNLGLFILNLLLGATGFSSTLTMVSGIASKTNNSSTLMAILGFPVIIPTLLMVIRVSKNAIDGLDVSVSYDDLIILVAVNVIVGTVSYILFPYLWRS from the coding sequence ATGCTCTGGAAGGAGGTAAAATTATTAGTTAGAAAAGAAGTACTGTTAGAGTGGCGCCAACGTTATGCCCTTAATGGCATACTCTTATATGTTGTTAGTGCTGTTTTTGTTTGTTATATGAGCTTTAATCTGCAAAGAGGCGCTTTGCAGGTAGTTACATGGAATGCACTATTCTGGATTATCATGTTGTTTGCTGCTACTAATGCTATTGCCAAAAGCTTTATGCAGGAGCGCTTTGGCAGGCAGATTTACTATTATACGATCAGCAGCCCGCAGGGAATTATTCTATCTAAAATGCTGTATAATATAGCACTGATGCTGGTACTAGCCACTATCTGTCTGCTCGTATACACATTAGTATTAGGAAACCCCATACAAAATCTGGGTTTGTTCATTTTAAACCTGCTTTTGGGAGCAACGGGTTTTTCCTCTACCCTGACAATGGTATCGGGAATAGCCTCTAAAACAAATAACAGCAGTACACTAATGGCCATACTAGGGTTTCCGGTAATTATCCCTACGCTTCTAATGGTGATACGAGTTTCTAAAAATGCCATTGATGGGCTGGATGTCAGTGTAAGCTATGACGACCTCATTATTTTAGTGGCCGTAAATGTGATTGTGGGTACGGTCTCATACATACTGTTTCCTTACTTATGGAGGAGTTAA
- the ccsA gene encoding cytochrome c biogenesis protein CcsA has protein sequence MNTLLKKSWWKILAVALMVYTITAGLLFDVPRLAILNETIRVLYFHVPMWFGMLILLTVSVVYSIKYLNSPSHRVDSYAIEFANAGIVFGVLGVLSGALWANFTWGSPWSGDPKQNASAIALLIYFAYLILRNSLEDEQQRAKISAIYNIFAFSALIPLLFILPRLTDSLHPGNGGNPGFNAYDLDSKLRLVFYPAVLGWTLMGVWLASLRIRIKALNQKIDEKVEEQYIPTEPTAEHSA, from the coding sequence ATGAACACACTACTAAAAAAGAGCTGGTGGAAAATTCTTGCTGTAGCTCTTATGGTTTACACCATTACAGCAGGTCTGCTTTTCGATGTACCTCGCCTGGCTATTCTTAATGAAACTATTCGTGTACTGTATTTTCATGTGCCTATGTGGTTCGGCATGCTCATCTTACTTACAGTATCGGTAGTATATTCTATCAAATATCTTAACAGTCCTTCGCATAGAGTAGATAGCTACGCTATAGAGTTTGCCAATGCTGGTATCGTTTTCGGAGTATTAGGAGTTCTTTCGGGCGCACTCTGGGCAAATTTTACCTGGGGCTCCCCCTGGAGTGGAGACCCCAAACAAAATGCTTCTGCCATCGCCCTTCTCATCTACTTTGCTTATCTTATCTTAAGAAACTCACTTGAAGATGAACAGCAGCGCGCCAAAATTAGCGCTATTTACAATATTTTTGCTTTCTCAGCTCTTATTCCATTATTGTTTATTCTACCACGCCTTACTGACTCTCTTCATCCTGGAAATGGAGGAAACCCAGGCTTTAATGCCTATGACCTGGACAGTAAACTGCGCCTTGTTTTTTACCCTGCCGTACTTGGGTGGACACTTATGGGAGTCTGGCTGGCTAGCCTCAGAATTCGTATCAAAGCCTTAAATCAGAAAATAGATGAAAAAGTTGAAGAACAGTATATCCCGACTGAACCTACTGCCGAGCATTCTGCTTAG
- a CDS encoding CcmD family protein produces MICASSIAAVAQAAEEIGMADTFRAEGKIYVVVAVILLIFAGMVVYMFNIDRKLSRLEKELDK; encoded by the coding sequence TTGATTTGTGCCAGTAGTATAGCTGCTGTGGCACAAGCTGCCGAAGAAATAGGTATGGCCGATACATTTCGCGCAGAGGGCAAGATCTATGTGGTAGTTGCCGTTATCCTTTTAATTTTTGCCGGCATGGTGGTTTATATGTTTAATATCGATCGTAAGCTAAGCCGTCTGGAAAAGGAGTTGGATAAGTAA
- a CDS encoding cytochrome c maturation protein CcmE domain-containing protein — protein sequence MKKTHIFGIIIIAVCVTIIMSTAGDASTYVSFKEAKALAQDGEDKKIHVVGQLYKDHEGNISGIQPSEDKLSFSFMMVDENQEEQRVFYNEPMPADFTRSEQVVVIGSYHNDVFVADQILMKCPSKYQEKEIS from the coding sequence ATGAAGAAGACTCACATATTTGGCATTATCATTATTGCAGTCTGCGTAACTATTATCATGTCCACTGCCGGTGATGCCAGCACCTATGTATCATTTAAAGAGGCCAAAGCCCTTGCACAAGACGGTGAAGACAAAAAAATCCATGTAGTAGGCCAGTTGTATAAGGACCATGAGGGTAATATTTCAGGTATACAACCTTCAGAGGACAAGTTATCATTCTCTTTTATGATGGTAGATGAAAATCAGGAAGAGCAGAGAGTCTTCTATAACGAGCCTATGCCTGCAGATTTTACCCGTTCAGAGCAAGTAGTAGTAATTGGCTCCTACCATAATGATGTGTTTGTTGCCGATCAGATCTTAATGAAATGCCCTTCTAAATATCAGGAAAAAGAAATTAGCTAA